One segment of Anopheles stephensi strain Indian chromosome 3, UCI_ANSTEP_V1.0, whole genome shotgun sequence DNA contains the following:
- the LOC118512532 gene encoding transmembrane protein 242, whose protein sequence is MASTVEQPSRINPPLEELSEEKRKFRYRAGAFLAAVGATSAVAGFSKAIMSAKKSDPKYFDKGLHGSIALHEAGTSLALRALGWGTLYAILGTGTICFGIWKLSGANNMEEFREAVGKVLPRVPRNNPPTSRTEFEGLTDLMQYLSTWGKDEKNVATALTNKQPSP, encoded by the exons ATGGCATCCACAGTGGAGCAGCCCAGCCGGATAAATCCGCCCCTCGAGGAACTATCGGAAGAGAAACGAAAATTTCGTTATCGAG CTGGCGCATTTCTGGCAGCAGTCGGTGCAACGTCAGCGGTAGCAGGATTCAGCAAAGCGATCATGTCGGCGAAGAAATCGGACCCGAAATATTTCGACAAAGGGTTGCACGGTAGCATAGCGCTGCATGAGGCCGGTACGAGCTTAGCGCTGCGGGCACTCGGTTGGGGCACACTGTATGCGATCCTTGGGACGGGCACCATTTGCTTCGGCATATGGAAGCTAAGCGGAGCGAACAAT ATGGAAGAATTTCGTGAGGCGGTCGGTAAAGTGCTGCCCCGAGTACCGCGGAACAATCCACCGACGAGCCGTACCGAGTTCGAGGGACTGACCGATCTCATGCAGTACCTTTCGACGTGGGGCAAGGATGAGAAGAATGTGGCTACTGCCTTGACAAACAAACAGCCTAGTCCATAG
- the LOC118512528 gene encoding inhibitor of nuclear factor kappa-B kinase subunit beta has product MIKPYEDPPLIGDWCREKRLGNGGFGVVTLWRNKQTQQAVAIKKFHILQDRSEITDKHCERWRNEVKLMTETVQNENIVRTVNVQPTSFIQELLRSSANGLPVLCMEYCEGGDLRRVLNRVENCSGLREQDVRDVLRSLRNAVAYLHSLKITHRDIKPENLVLKQQGERFIYKLTDLGYAKALDKQSLNASLVGTVEYIAPDLIYCDRYNCSVDYWSMGVIGYEIITGVRPFIPHAPITRWMMHVQQKKSADIAITEDNRENYTYHTDIFPENHISDCLRKELESWFRLALEWNPKKRGYVPYTKAEPSLANGENGTKGVKQTEDNKPSTVLKIFSLLDQILEKRILVLFSLYDCRWIDLEVTPETGMETLRDHVYRVTGIPVDDIEFVLPLEQKQPAVGNDTRPYDLYLPDFYGKPMVYVVHRGSRDSIVQRDLKPRIPKSITDVFQNIKVKLKPHMLRQFIANSYYFIAQEQRLYGQVLDGIRNYGLMLNDNIARRKDEIGRMNKIVYAILGGVEYHKLTVCHARDALNVEKRIPSATFEMASKRWIENGARIESNVRKLAEMADTITKRYESVLKRSRDALRHALLHPQLDQHDTFGLRNVECRYEQTRARLMEKILNEKSHMDMSQAVYECLKQRDVLLRELAFLELQQQILDVRREIQEIEKVVCKVIDVTEKYKRDLARLKLEHQDEVWKMLSDYGRSAAAGSCENGVVHLDNILPLGVAHTDPPVINKPNFLVGGPTTPQLQSTVSNESFDANQVCCLGYTDPNVEDLIAANETLIHTTTDLLSNSFSLLKLADGAE; this is encoded by the exons ATGATTAAACCATACGAAGATCCACCGCTGATCGGGGACTGGTGCCGGGAGAAACGGTTGGGCAATGGAGGTTTCGGTGTGGTCACACTCTGGAGGAACAAGCAGACGCAACAGGCAGTCG cGATAAAGAAATTCCACATTCTACAAGATCGCAGCGAAATCACCGATAAGCACTGCGAGCGATGGCGCAACGAGGTGAAGCTGATGACGGAAACCGTCCAGAATGAAAACATCGTACGGACGGTCAATGTACAGCCGACCTCCTTTATCCAGGAGCTGCTGCGTAGCTCGGCCAATGGGCTGCCGGTACTGTGCATGGAGTACTGTGAGGGTGGTGATTTGCGCCGTGTACTGAaccgggtggaaaattgttccGGACTGCGGGAACAGGACGTACGGGATGTGTTGCGCTCGCTGCGTAACGCTGTTGCGTACCTGCACAGTCTAAAAATAACGCACCGGGATATAAAGCCGGAAAATTTGGTGCTTAAGCAGCAGGGCGAACGGTTCATCTATAAG CTTACAGATCTCGGGTATGCAAAGGCATTGGACAAGCAGAGCCTTAATGCAAGCCTGGTCGGCACGGTGGAGTACATTGCACCGGATCTGATTTACTGCGATCGGTACAACTGTTCCGTCGACTATTGGTCGATGGGTGTGATTGGGTACGAGATTATCACAGGCGTACGTCCGTTCATACCGCACGCACCGATAACGCGCTGGATGATGCACGTACAGCAGAAAAAATCGGCCGACATTGCGATCACGGAAGACAATCGGGAAAACTACACGTATCACACGGACATATTTCCCGAAAACCACATATCCGACTGTCTGCGCAAGGAGCTGGAGAGCTGGTTCAGGCTGGCGCTTGAGTGGAATCCAAAGAAGCGCGGATACGTCCCGTACACCAAAGCAGAACCATCATTAGCGAACGGAGAAAATGGTACCAAGGGCGTGAAGCAAACCGAGGACAACAAACCTTCGACAGTGTTGAAGATATTTTCCCTGCTCGATCAAATACTGGAAAAGCGAATTTTAGTGCTTTTCTCACTGTACGACTGCCGGTGGATCGATCTCGAGGTAACGCCGGAAACCGGCATGGAAACGTTACGCGACCACGTGTACCGAGTGACCGGCATTCCGGTGGATGATATCGAGTTTGTGCTGCCGCTGGAGCAGAAGCAACCGGCCGTAGGAAACGATACGCGCCCGTACGATCTGTATCTACCGGACTTTTACGGCAAGCCGATGGTGTACGTTGTCCATCGGGGCAGCCGGGACAGCATCGTGCAGCGTGATCTGAAACCACGCATACCGAAAAGTATTACGGACGTGTTTCAGAACATCAAGGTGAAGCTGAAACCGCACATGCTGCGGCAGTTCATTGCCAACTCGTACTACTTCATCGCACAGGAACAGCGGCTGTATGGGCAGGTGCTGGACGGCATCCGGAACTACGGGCTTATGCTGAACGACAACATTGCACGGCGAAAGGATGAAATTGGACGGATGAACAAGATTGTTTACGCGATACTGGGTGGTGTGGAGTATCACAAGCTTACCGTGTGCCATGCGCGGGATGCGCTCAACGTCGAAAAG CGAATACCATCCGCAACGTTCGAGATGGCGTCCAAGCGGTGGATCGAAAACGGTGCCCGGATCGAGTCGAACGTGCGGAAGCTGGCGGAAATGGCGGACACGATCACGAAGCGGTACGAATCGGTGCTGAAGCGCAGCCGGGATGCACTGCGCCACGCGCTGCTTCATCCCCAGCTGGACCAGCACGATACCTTTGGGTTGCGCAACGTCGAGTGCCGGTACGAGCAGACACGCGCCCGGTTGATGGAGAAAATATTGAACGAAAAATCACACATGGACATGTCGCAGGCCGTGTACGAGTGTCTCAAGCAGCGGGATGTGTTGCTGCGCGAGCTAGCCTTCCTAGAGCTGCAGCA ACAAATTCTTGATGTACGCCGTGAGATACAGGAGATTGAGAAGGTGGTGTGCAAGGTGATTGACGTGACGGAGAAATATAAGCGGGATCTGGCCCGGCTTAAGCTGGAGCATCAGGACGAAGTGTGGAAGATGCTGTCGGATTACGGACGATCGGCGGCTGCTGGGTCGTGCGAAAATGGTGTCGTCCACTTGGATAACATTTTACCCCTGGGAGTGGCGCACACGGATCCACCGGTCATTAACAAACCAAACTTTCTGGTCGGTGGTCCAACGACTCCACAGCTACAGTCCACCGTTTCGAACGAAAGCTTTGATGCGAATCAGGTGTGCTGCCTGGGCTATACTGATCCAAATGTGGAAGATTTGATTGCAGCAAACGAAACGCTGATTCACAC CACAACCGATCTGTTGTCCAACAGCTTCTCGTTGTTGAAGTTGGCCGATGGTGCAGAATGA